Proteins from a single region of Corynebacterium casei LMG S-19264:
- a CDS encoding PhzF family phenazine biosynthesis protein yields MEHEYFEVDVFATTAFSGNPLAVIANAGELDSEQMQAIARWINFSETSFLLPPTESSADYRVRIFTPFEELPFAGHPTLGSARAWRSLGIEPHKHGRIVQECAIGLVTIQEETIRNDAGKKQKIYSFATPDLLKSGPLTHAEISSACEALNIEPSDVVDHAWGDNGPGWKILQLANADAVKAIKPQASHNEKVGVVGAYEGEGPEYEVRAFMFGLEDPVTGSLNGSVAQFMRERNHVPDSYTATQGSQMGRAGVVHVFDDGKDIWIGGIVHIRVSGTLSSGKSL; encoded by the coding sequence ATGGAGCACGAGTATTTTGAAGTTGATGTTTTTGCCACCACCGCCTTTTCTGGCAACCCATTGGCGGTGATTGCCAACGCTGGGGAGCTTGATTCCGAACAGATGCAGGCTATAGCCCGCTGGATCAACTTCTCAGAAACCTCGTTTCTTCTCCCACCCACGGAGTCCTCCGCGGACTACCGCGTGCGCATCTTCACGCCTTTTGAAGAGCTTCCTTTTGCTGGCCACCCCACCTTGGGCAGCGCCCGCGCCTGGCGCTCGTTGGGCATTGAACCGCACAAGCACGGCCGTATTGTCCAAGAATGCGCCATTGGACTTGTCACCATTCAGGAAGAAACCATCCGAAATGATGCCGGCAAGAAGCAAAAGATTTACTCCTTCGCCACCCCGGACCTGCTCAAGTCTGGCCCGCTGACACACGCTGAGATCTCCAGTGCCTGCGAAGCCTTGAACATCGAGCCTTCTGATGTCGTTGACCATGCCTGGGGCGATAACGGCCCCGGCTGGAAGATTCTGCAACTTGCCAATGCCGATGCAGTCAAAGCAATCAAACCTCAAGCCAGCCACAACGAGAAAGTTGGCGTTGTTGGTGCCTACGAGGGCGAAGGTCCTGAATACGAAGTACGCGCTTTCATGTTCGGTCTAGAAGACCCAGTGACCGGCTCTTTGAACGGCTCTGTCGCACAATTTATGCGCGAGCGAAACCACGTGCCTGATTCCTACACCGCCACCCAAGGCTCGCAGATGGGCCGCGCGGGTGTTGTCCACGTCTTTGATGATGGCAAAGACATCTGGATTGGTGGCATCGTCCACATTCGGGTGTCAGGCACTCTAAGCAGTGGAAAGTCTCTATGA
- a CDS encoding DUF4921 family protein: MTQGFSPFTQMADGTIKQINPFSGTEVWTVPGRGDRPLQGPQVEKNPIEPGEHACAFCWERKLETPPEKARMLADATVLRNVLADELDATVPEFRRIPNLFEIVTFDYWNANYGLEVDEELINRYMATRYEHVLSVVEAKTKKRFDGEELKAHARGFLSGGHDVIVARRHFVEGAKDSSQLASAGTLNADEHARFIAFTVDAMEDLYAKNTYATYVVAFQNWLKPAGASFGHLHKQLVAIDDRGRTLRNLEKLVLDNPSIFNEKGLDVARREDLVIAENEHAVLFAGFGHRYPTLEVYSKNQGRPWEHTPEQIRGVSNLLHMAHRAIGADVPCNEEWHHQPTEVECAMPWRINLKLRVSTFGGV; encoded by the coding sequence ATGACCCAGGGATTCTCCCCGTTTACACAGATGGCCGATGGCACCATCAAGCAGATCAATCCCTTTTCGGGCACAGAAGTGTGGACGGTGCCCGGTCGTGGTGACAGGCCATTGCAGGGGCCGCAGGTGGAGAAGAATCCTATTGAGCCAGGCGAGCATGCTTGTGCTTTTTGTTGGGAGCGAAAGCTTGAGACGCCGCCGGAGAAAGCTCGCATGCTTGCCGATGCCACGGTGTTGCGCAATGTGCTTGCCGATGAATTAGACGCAACCGTCCCAGAATTTCGGCGGATCCCGAACCTCTTTGAAATCGTCACCTTTGATTATTGGAATGCGAACTATGGCTTGGAGGTAGACGAAGAGCTGATTAACCGGTACATGGCTACCCGCTATGAGCATGTGCTATCTGTGGTGGAGGCCAAGACTAAGAAACGGTTTGACGGTGAGGAACTGAAAGCTCACGCCCGCGGGTTCCTTTCCGGCGGACATGATGTGATTGTGGCGCGCCGGCACTTTGTCGAGGGGGCGAAAGATTCTTCGCAGTTGGCATCGGCTGGCACCTTGAACGCAGATGAGCATGCGCGCTTTATCGCATTCACCGTGGATGCGATGGAAGATTTGTACGCGAAGAATACGTACGCGACTTATGTGGTGGCTTTTCAGAACTGGCTCAAACCAGCCGGTGCGTCCTTTGGCCATCTCCATAAGCAGTTGGTGGCTATCGATGACCGCGGCAGGACTCTGCGAAACCTGGAAAAGCTGGTGTTGGACAACCCCAGCATCTTCAATGAAAAGGGCCTGGATGTAGCACGCCGTGAGGACCTTGTTATCGCAGAAAACGAGCATGCTGTGCTGTTCGCAGGATTCGGGCACCGCTATCCCACCCTTGAGGTGTATTCGAAGAATCAGGGGCGCCCGTGGGAGCACACGCCTGAACAAATCCGCGGGGTCAGTAACCTGCTGCACATGGCGCACCGGGCGATTGGTGCTGATGTGCCGTGCAACGAAGAGTGGCACCATCAGCCGACCGAGGTGGAGTGCGCAATGCCCTGGCGGATCAACCTGAAGCTGCGAGTCTCAACTTTTGGGGGGGTTTGA
- a CDS encoding DUF4921 family protein — translation MGGFEGGTHIYLNTISPWDLRDKGRAALD, via the coding sequence TTGGGGGGGTTTGAGGGCGGTACGCACATTTATCTCAACACAATTTCCCCGTGGGACCTGCGCGATAAGGGACGTGCCGCACTGGACTAG
- a CDS encoding protein adenylyltransferase SelO family protein: MKLQHSYAEALPDMVRAATGEEQPDPQLLILNEPLAAELGLDVDFLKSADGLKFLLGQSGEGHAMAYSGHQFGQLSPVLGDGRAILLGEIAGQDLHAKGTGKTPFSRPGSDGRGALGPMLREYLMSEAMQALGVPTTRGLAVISTGRKIQRDRVVPGAVMVRTAASHIRVGTMQYAAMTDQIKDVADFAIARHYPGEDYQGLFRKVMHAQAATVAKWQRLGFIHGVMNTDNTTLSGETIDYGPCAFMEQFDVNTYFSSIDTQGRYRYGNQPSILGWNLARLAETLLPLFDEDPNHAIDIANSTMAEFTDIMNGALETEDVQEVTGDITEENHKRDPNSPVTIPRNIPVDRALKQATDGDLSYYFELLEAVKKPSEHHPVLSLPGDLEGFITFCGT; the protein is encoded by the coding sequence ATGAAACTCCAACACTCCTATGCCGAAGCACTCCCCGACATGGTTCGGGCAGCAACCGGTGAGGAACAGCCCGATCCACAACTCCTTATTCTCAACGAACCGCTCGCCGCGGAACTCGGCCTCGATGTCGACTTCCTCAAGTCCGCAGATGGGTTAAAGTTCCTCCTCGGCCAATCTGGTGAAGGCCATGCCATGGCCTATTCCGGCCACCAGTTCGGCCAGCTCTCCCCTGTCTTGGGCGATGGCCGCGCCATACTGCTGGGCGAAATCGCAGGCCAAGATCTGCATGCCAAAGGCACTGGAAAAACTCCATTCTCACGCCCCGGCTCTGACGGTCGCGGTGCGCTGGGGCCAATGCTGCGCGAATACCTCATGTCTGAAGCAATGCAGGCTCTGGGAGTCCCCACTACGCGTGGGCTGGCAGTCATCAGTACCGGCCGCAAGATCCAGCGCGACCGCGTGGTACCAGGCGCAGTCATGGTGCGCACTGCTGCTAGCCATATTCGCGTTGGCACGATGCAATATGCGGCGATGACGGACCAGATTAAAGACGTCGCTGACTTTGCTATCGCCCGGCATTATCCGGGTGAGGACTACCAGGGGCTTTTCCGCAAGGTCATGCACGCGCAGGCAGCAACGGTGGCCAAATGGCAGCGTCTGGGCTTTATCCACGGCGTGATGAATACCGATAACACCACGTTGTCGGGAGAAACCATTGACTACGGGCCGTGTGCTTTTATGGAACAGTTCGATGTGAATACATACTTTTCTTCCATCGACACGCAAGGCCGCTACCGCTATGGCAACCAGCCCAGCATCCTGGGTTGGAACTTGGCACGGCTGGCGGAAACGCTTTTGCCGCTTTTCGATGAAGATCCGAACCACGCCATCGACATCGCCAACTCCACCATGGCGGAATTCACCGACATCATGAATGGTGCACTCGAGACAGAAGACGTCCAGGAAGTCACAGGCGATATCACGGAAGAAAACCACAAGAGAGACCCAAACTCCCCTGTGACCATTCCGCGTAATATTCCGGTTGACCGCGCTCTAAAGCAGGCAACTGACGGCGATCTTTCTTATTACTTCGAGCTGCTTGAGGCAGTAAAAAAGCCCTCCGAACATCACCCGGTTTTGTCTCTC